A DNA window from Castanea sativa cultivar Marrone di Chiusa Pesio chromosome 7, ASM4071231v1 contains the following coding sequences:
- the LOC142643891 gene encoding uncharacterized protein LOC142643891, with the protein MWLKDKSCEMVIKTSWETLLGSSLVVHLSKKIDLCQINLREWNRNTFGHVRTNLEKKLKELHRAEEMGLYSTNPNCIGQLRHEIQALKSKEEVMWKQRSCNNWLKDGDSNTKYFHSRATQRNKHNYILGLEDDNGVWVEEDGRMGNLFVNYFSNLFTTSNPTGIDAILEGIIPKVMGEMNLNLTRNFLADEVHSAIQQMARLSAPGPNGMSPVFYKSF; encoded by the coding sequence ATGTGGCTTAAGGATAAATCCTGTGAAATGGTGATTAAAACTTCTTGGGAAACTCTTTTGGGTTCTTCTCTGGTAGTTCATTTATCAAAGAAAATTGACCTTTGCCAAATAAATCTCCGTGAGTGGAACCGGAACACTTTTGGGCATGTTCGAACAAATCTTGAAAAGAAGCTAAAGGAGCTGCATAGGGCTGAAGAAATGGGGTTGTATAGCACCAATCCCAATTGTATTGGACAGCTTCGGCATGAAATTCAAGCACTTAAGTCTAAAGAAGAAGTGATGTGGAAGCAAAGGTCTTGTAATAATTGGCTTAAGGATGGAGATAGCAACACGAAGTACTTTCATAGTAGGGCTACCCAACGGAATAAACACAACTACATCTTGGGTTTGGAAGATGACAATGGAGTATGGGTGGAAGAGGATGGCCGAATGGGTAATTTATTTGTGAACTATTTCTCCAATCTGTTTACAACTTCTAACCCAACAGGTATTGATGCTATTTTGGAGGGGATTATACCAAAGGTCATGGGAGAAATGAATTTGAACCTCACCCGAAACTTCTTAGCAGATGAAGTTCATTCAGCCATACAACAAATGGCACGACTATCAGCCCCTGGCCCCAATGGCATGTCACCTGTATTCTACAAGTCATTCTAG